In Mytilus edulis chromosome 7, xbMytEdul2.2, whole genome shotgun sequence, a single genomic region encodes these proteins:
- the LOC139482744 gene encoding uncharacterized protein translates to MKSLICCTFLFVSLCSVQGRSYGYHKKTKHTSVVRPQDHGFLKDPVHISNGNGFVKDPIHIPTDHAVLPSNKLLQCNKPCTLQIIPPQCVQETIEFEHGVRCRGCDIDICNSGRGDNLDRWQGGSQWQDGGFQNRNQRIGGRFVDSLGNDFLNVLGQTSNLDGRIGNRFDTNLDRRNRFDTNIDRRTNIDRNNRFDQIFNERRSQLETNRQVGNGWL, encoded by the exons ATGAAGTCACTTATTTGTTGCACGTTTCTATTTGTCTCTCTATGCTCAGTTCAAG gtCGCAGCTATGGCTATCACAAAAAGACCAAACATACTTCCGTGGTTAGACCCCAGGATCATGGATTTCTGAAAGATCCCGTCCATATATCAAACGGCAATGGGTTTGTTAAAGATCCAATCCATATACCCACTGATCATGCCGTGCTACCTAGCAACAAACTGCTTCAATGCAACAAACCGTGTACTCTACAGATAATACCACCACAGTGTGTACAAGAAACAATCGAATTTGAACATGGCGTGAGGTGTAGAGGCTGTGACATTGACATTTGCAATAGCGGCAGGGGAGATAATTTAGATAGATGGCAGGGCGGTTCTCAGTGGCAAGATGGTGGATTTCAAAATAGAAACCAAAGAATAGGTGGACGATTCGTTGATAGTTTGGGTAATGATTTTTTAAACGTACTAGGACAAACGTCAAATTTAgatggtagaattggaaatagaTTTGATACGAATCTTGATAGAAGAAACAGATTTGATACAAATATTGACAGGAGAACAAATATTGACAGAAATAACAGATTCGACCAAATTTTCAATGAAAGACGAAGCCAGTTAGAAACAAACAGACAAGTTGGCAATGGTTGGTTGTGA
- the LOC139529737 gene encoding glycoprotein 3-alpha-L-fucosyltransferase A-like, which yields MIMIHMIGNRNLEIVKYFLWLTTVCSLLCFHALSTYNNFNQCCKNKLVSPRFMDIKSMYFGGPNEKNGGVTFLNRRMLSINETYKILWHNSPSYFLKKAHISLRACRFNNCQITTDLGQMSVADVVIFRHNYLPKKTPVKQTDQIWILYGQETPFYMRKNYLKKAWLGQFNWSITYGHTSDISMPYASIAKEVIRAKKNYSDIYRKKTKQVAWIVSHCFAVSGRDEYVQKLRKYISVDVYGKCGNLTCSRNGSECMEKISKEYKFYLSFENSLCKDYVSEKVFTLYNNKYSIIPVIRGAPNIDEFVPRKTYINVFDFENPEILANYLLSLGSDEQIYSSYLQEKDKFRPYYASYYRAMCSLCEKLNKYNTSKVLENSSWFTIRNNCLVPQNRSQIVIKDRAPDYWYWD from the exons ATGATAATGATACACATGATAG GTAACCGTAACCTTGAAATAGTGAAATACTTCCTCTGGTTAACAACAGTGTGCAGTTTACTATGCTTCCATGCGCTCTCTACTTACAACAACTTCAACCAATGTTGCAAAAACAAACTGGTTAGTCCCAGGTTCATGGATATAAAATCGATGTATTTTGGCGGACCAAATGAGAAGAACGGTGGAGTGACGTTCCTGAATCGACGCATGCTTTCCATAAATGAGACGTATAAAATTCTTTGGCACAACTCGCCGTCATATTTTCTGAAAAAGGCACATATAAGTCTGCGAGCCTGTAGATTCAACAATTGTCAAATAACAACTGATTTAGGACAGATGTCGGTAGCAGATGTAGTCATATTCAGACATAATTATCTACCAAAAAAAACCCCGGTTAAACAAACTGACCAGATATGGATATTATATGGACAGGAAACGCCATTCTATATGAGAAAAAATTACCTAAAGAAGGCATGGTTAGGACAATTTAATTGGTCAATAACATACGGCCATACGTCGGACATCTCAATGCCATATGCTAGCATTGCCAAGGAAGTCATTAGAGCGAAGAAAAACTATTCAGATATTTATAGAAAGAAAACAAAGCAGGTAGCATGGATAGTGAGTCATTGTTTTGCCGTATCCGGTAGAGATGAATATGTCCAAAAACTACGAAAATATATTTCAGTCGACGTATATGGAAAATGTGGTAATTTGACTTGTTCTAGAAATGGCTCTGAATGCATGGAAAAAATAAGTAAAGAATATAAATTCTACCTTTCATTTGAAAACTCTTTATGCAAggattatgtttcagaaaaagtgTTTACACTTTACAATAACAAGTACAGTATCATCCCAGTAATCCGAGGTGCTCCGAATATTGACGAATTCGTCCCACGGAAAACGTACATCAATGTGTTTGACTTTGAGAATCCCGAGATTCTTGCTAACTATTTGTTAAGCCTTGGTTCCGATGAACAAATATATTCGTCATATTTGCAGGAGAAAGATAAATTCAGACCTTATTATGCTAGTTACTACAGAGCCATGTGCTCTTTATGTGAAAAATTGAATAAGTACAACACATCAAAAGTACTTGAAAATTCATCATGGTTTACAATACGAAACAACTGTCTGGTACCCCAGAATAGATCACAAATTGTTATAAAGGACAGGGCTCCAGATTACTGGTACTGGGATTAA